CGCGACCGGCCTCGGGCTGCCAGACGTCCGAGACGGCTTCGCAGACCTCGAGCGCGAAGTCGGTCGGCGTCTGGGTGAAGATCTCCGGGCTGTACTGGTAGCCGAAGTCGGTGCCCTCCAGCAGCTGCTCGGCGTACTTCATCACCCACTCGGTGCCGCGCGTGGCGATCCCGATGCACTCGGCCGGGCTCACCCCGAACACCACGCGCTGGAACAGTGGGGCGGTCGCGTTGTAGAGGTGGACCGTCGCGTTCGGCGCACCGACCAGCGACGACACCGTCCGCTCGATCAGGTCCTCGCGGGCCTGGGTCAGCACCGAGACACGGACGTCGTCAGGGATCTTGTCGCCCTCGATGATCTGGCGCACGAAGTCGAAGTCGGTCTGGCTCGCCGCCGGGAACCCGATCTCGATCTCCTTGTAGCCCAGCTTCACCAGCAGGTCGAACATCCGCAGCTTGCGCTCGGGGCTCATCGGGTCGATCAGCGCCTGGTTCCCGTCGCGCAGGTCGGTGGAGAGCCACCGCGGGGCGTGCGTGATCTTAGTGTCCGGCCAGGTGCGGTCGGGGACGGTGACGGGCTCGAAGGCGGCGTACCGGTGCACCGGCATGCCGCTCGGCTGCTGCGTGTTGACGGTGCGGCTCAGGTGGATCGCCGGGTTGTTCTCAGTCATGGATCAATCTCTCGCTGTGAGGTGGGTGCCGGCGTACGCGAAGCCTCCGCAGCGAGGGGGTCCGACGTTCTTCAGACCTCGCTGCGGCAGCGAAGAAGGAGCTGGCGCATCAACATGACCTGCTCAGCATAGCGTCTCGGGCAGACTGGCGCTCATGCCCCCGAGCACGCCCCACCTCCTGGTCGTCCACCACTCGCCGACGCCGACGCTCACGGCGCTGCGGGACCGCGTGGTCGCGGGTGCGCAGGACCCGGAGGTCACGGGGGTCGAGGTCGTCGTCCGGAACGCCCTCGAGGTGACCGCGGACGACCTCCTGGCGGCGTCCGGCTACGTGCTCGGGACCAGCGCGAACTTCGGCTACATGTCCGGCGCCCTCAAGCACATGTTCGACTCGACCTTCCTGGCGGTCGGCGGAGCCCTGGACGACAGCGGTGCTGCCGGCGACGCGGCGGGGTCGACGGCCGGTTCGACAGCTGGGCGGCCGTTCGGTCTCTACGTGCACGGCCGGTACGACGTCACCGGTGCCGTCCGCTCGGTACTGGCGATCACGGGGGCGCTCGGCTGGAAGCAGGGTTACACGACGCTGGAGGTGCTCGGCGATCCCGGTGCCGACGACCTCGAGGCGGCGTACGTCCTGGGCGGTACGATCGCGGCCCTGTCGGCCGGCTGAGGAGGGACCGTGCGAGCCGTCGTCATCGGCGCCCTGGCGCTGTGCCTGCTGCCCCTGGTCGGGTGCGGCAGCGACGCAGCCCAGACCGCGTCCGACTCGAAGACCCCGCCCCGGGTCGGTGCCTGTCGTGACCTCAGCGCACGCGACCTGACCAGGGCCAGCAACGACGGGAAGCCGGTCGCCTGCGCGAAGGAGCACACGGCGCAGACCTTCCTCGTCGGCGAGCTCCCGAGGAGCACCGGAACCGCGTACGACGACAAGGGACACGCGGGGTACGTCTACGCCGCCTGCACGAAGGCGTTCGGCTCCTACCTCGGCGCCGACGAGTCGATGGTGATGCGCTCCCGGCTCAGCTGGGCCTGGTTCCGCCCCTCCGAGCGTGGTTGGGACAAGGGGGCGCGATGGTTCCGCTGCGACGTCGTCGGAGGACCCCAGGACGCGACGTCGCTGCGGCCGCTGCCGGAAGAGGCCGAGGGCATGTTCGGCACCGACCTGCCCGACGCCTGGTTCACGTGCGCCGACGGGGAGAGCGTCAGCACCGGTACGAAGGTGGCGTGCACGGAGCCGCACACCTGGCGTGCGGTGACCACGGTCAAGATCGGCCAGCCCGACGACGCCTACCCGGGCGACCGTCTGGCCGAGGTGCGCAGCCGCGACTACTGCAAGGACTCGGTGCGCGGTTGGCTCGGCTATCCGCCGGACTTCGAGTTCGGCTACTCGTGGTTCCGCGAGGACCACTGGGACGGCGGCAACCGCCGCGCCGTCTGCTGGGCGAGGACGACCAAGTGAGCGGCACACGCAGGCGAAGCGGGCTCGCGGCGCTGATCGCTGCCGGGCTCCTGCTCGCAGGGTGCGGCGGCGGGTCGGACGAGAAGCGCTCGGACCCCGAGGCGCCCGCTGCCGTGGTGCCCGCGGCCGCACCCGACGTCGGCGCCTGCTACGACATCGACGTCGCTGCCGCTCTCGAGCTCAGCAGCAGCGCACCGGCGGTGCCGTGCTCGGGACGGCACACGTCGGTGACGGTGTCGGTCGGCACGTTGGACCCGGTGGCAGACGGGCACCTGCTTGCCATCGACTCGACCCGGCTGCAGCGCCAGGTGGCGAACCGGTGCCGCGCGAAGGTCGACGCGCACGTCGGGGGCAGCGCGGAGACCCGACGGTTGAGCCGGGTCCAGGCCGTGTGGTTCTCCCCCACGTTGAAGCAGTTCGACACCGGTGCTCGCTGGTTCCGCTGCGACCTGGTGATCGCGGACGGGGCGACCACGTTCGCCCGTCTCCCGGCGAGGACGAAGGGGCTGCTCGCCAGCGCCTCCGCGTTGAACCGGTACGGCACCTGCGGGACCGCCGCTCCGGGCTCACCTGACTTCACCCGTGTCTCGTGCGCGGCCAAGCACTCCTGGCGCGCCCGGGCCTCGATCAACCTGCCGGCCGGTGCGGTCTATCTCGGCAAGGCCGCCGGGAAGGCGGCGGACTCCGCGTGCCGCGACATCGACGCGCGTCGCGAGACGAACCTGACCAAGCTGCGCTGGAGCTTCGAGTGGCCGACCCGAGCCCAGTGGAGCAACGGGCAGCGGTACGGATTGTGCTGGACGCCCGACTGAGCGCCGGGTTCACCAGGTTTCGAGGCGCCCGCCAGCGCGGCCGCACCTCAACCAGCCGGCGTGCTACCGAACCGGGTGTCCTGCTTCGCGCAGGGTGTCCTTCACGTCGCCGATCCGCAGCGTCCCGAAGTGGAACACCGTGGCCGCGAGCACCGCGTCGGCGCCGGCCTCGACCGCCGGCGCGAAGTGCTCGAGCGCACCGGCGCCACCGCTGGCGATCACCGGGATGTTCACCGCGGCCCGGACCAGCCGCAGCAGCTCGAGGTCGAAGCCGTCCTGGGTGCCGTCGGCGTCCATCGCGTTGAGCAGGATCTCGCCCGCGCCGAGTGCGGCGGCCTCGACGGCCCACGCGACGGCGTCCTTGCCGGCCGACTGCCGGCCGCCGTGCGTGGTCACCTCGAACCCGGAGTCCGTGCCCGCCGCCCGGCGGGCGTCGACCGAGAGCACCAGGACCTGGTTGCCGAAGCGGTCGGCGACCTCGGCGACCAGCTCGGGGCGACGCAGCGCGGCGGTGTTCATCGCGACCTTGTCCGCACCCGCACGCAGCAGCCGGTCGACGTCCTCCACGCTGCTCACACCGCCGCCGACGGTCAGCGGGATGAACACCTGCTCGGCCGTGCGGGAGACGATCTCCATCGTGGTCGCCCGGCCCTCGTGCGAGGCCGAGATGTCGAGGAACGTGAGCTCGTCGGCGCCCTCGGCGTCGTACACCTTGGCCAGCTCGACGGGGTCCCCGGCGTCGCGGAGCTCCTGGAAGTTGATGCCCTTGACCACCCGGCCGCCGTCGACGTCCAGGCACGGGATCACGCGCACCGCCAGGCTCACGAGCCGAACCGCTCCGGCCAGGTGAGGCGCAGCGCGTCCTCCAGCGTGAAGCGGCCCTCGTACAGCGCGGTGCCGATGATGGCGCCCTCGACGCCGATCGGGACCAGGTCCATCAGCGCCTCGAGGTCGTGCAGCTCGGTCACCCCGCCCGAGGCGACCAGCGGCCGGTCGGTGACGGCGCTGACGTCCTTGAGCAGCTGCAGGTTGGGCCCCTGCAGCATGCCGTCCTTGTTCACGTCGGTGACGACGTACCGGGCGCAGCCCTCGGAGTCCAGCCGGGTCAGCACCTCGTAGAGGTCTCCTCCGTCCCGCGTCCAGCCACGGGCCGCCAGAGTGGTGCCGCGGACGTCGAGGCCGATGGCGACCCGGTCGCCGTGCGACGCGATCGCCTTGGCGCACCACTCCGGCTGCTCGAGCGCGGCCGTGCCGATGTTGACCCGGCGGCAGCCGGTCGCCATCGCCGCCTCCAGCGACTCGTCGTCGCGGATGCCGCCGCTCATCTCCACCATGATGTCCAGCCGGCCGACGATCTCGGCCTGCAGCTCGCGGTTGTTGCCCCGCCCGAAGGCGGCGTCGAGGTCGACCAGGTGCAGCCACTCCGCGCCAGCCTCCTGCCAGCGCAGAGCCGCCTCGATCGGGTCACCGAAGCGCTTCTCCGAGCCGGCGACGCCCTGCACCAGCTGGACGGCCTGGCCGTCGGCGATGTCGACGGCGGGCAGCAGCTCGAGGTGGGGGGTCGAGGACTTGTTCACGGGGTGCTCCAGTCGGGTGGGTGGGTCGATCACATCAGAGGGCGAACACGGCCAGCACCGGGAAGGCGAAGACAGCGATCACGAAAGCTGCCAGCCGGGCCTGCCAGTCAGGGCGCGCGAACCAGGTGAAGACCTGGACCGCGAGCAGCAGCATCAGGATGACGCGCAGCCGGGTACGGCGCTTGTTCGCGAGTGCACCCGTCTGCTTGCCGGTCTCCCCGCGCGGGGAGAACGGGCCGAGCCGTCGCTGCCAGGCGGCCTTGCGGGCACGCTTGCGTGCGACCTTCGCCTCCGCGACAGCGCGGGCCTCCGCCCGGGCGGCGGCCTCGGCCTCGCGGACCTCGCGCCGCCGGGCCCGCTCCTTGCTCACAGCGGACTCACGATGCTGTCCGCAGCGAGCCCACCCAGTTGGCGAGCAGCCGGGCGCCGGCGTCGCCGGACTTCTCGGGGTGGAACTGGGTCGCGCACAGCGCGCCGTTCTCGACAGCCGCGACGAACCGGTCGCCGCCGTGCTCGGACCAGGTCACCAGGGGCGCCCGGGTGCGGTCGTTGGTCACCAGCGACCAGTCGCGCACCCCGTAGGAGTGCACGAAGTAGAACCTCTCCCCGGTGACGCCCTCGAACAGCACGGTGCCCTCGGGCACCTCGACCGTGTTCCAGCCCATGTGCGGGACGACCGGAGCCTGCAGCTGCTCGACGGTCCCCGGCCACTCGCCGCAGCCCTCGGACGTCACGCCGTGCTCGACGCCGATCTCGAAGAGCACCTGCATACCCACGCAGATGCCCAGCACCGGACGGCCGCCTGAGAGGCGGCGCCCGATGATCTCCGGGCCCTTGACCCCGCGGAGGCCCTCCATGCACGCGGCGTACGCACCGACGCCGGGCACGACGAGTCCGTCGGCGTCCAGCGCGGCCTGCTTGTCCGAGGTGAGCGTGACCTCGGCACCCGCGCGCTCGAGAGCGCGCACGGCGGAGCGGAGGTTGCCTGATCCGTAGTCCAGGACAACGACGTGAGGGGCCACGGTCAGAGGGTTCCCTTGGTGGACGGCACGCCGGTCTCGCGCGGGTCGAAGGCGACCGCGTCGCGCAGCGCCCGGGCGACGGCCTTGAACTGCGTCTCGACGATGTGGTGCGGGTCGCGACCGCCGAGCACCCGCACGTGCAGGCCGAGGCTCGCGTGGTGCGCGAGCGTCTCGAAGACGTGCCGGGTCAGCGACCCGAGGTAGGCGTCGCCGATGAGCACGAACTGCTGCCCCTCGGGCTCGCCGGTGTGCACGCAGTACGGGCGCCCGGAGACGTCGACGGCGCACTGGACCAAGGCCTCGTCGAGGGGCACCAGGGAGTCCCCGAAGCGACGGATTCCGGACTTGTCGCCGAGCGCCTGCTTGAGGGCGTCGCCGAGCACGATCGCGGTGTCCTCGACGGTGTGGTGGGCGTCGATGTGGGTGTCACCCTCGGTCTGCACGGTGAGGTCGAACAGCGCGTGCCGCCCGAACGCGGTGAGCATGTGGTCGTAGAAACCGACCCCGGTCGAGATGTCGGTCCGGCCGCTCCCGTCGAGGTCTAGCTCGACGAGGACCTTCGACTCCTTGGTCTCGCGCTCCAGGCGCACCTTGCGGCTCATGTCAGTTCCGTCTCTTTCCGCATCACTGTCAAAGTCTCGGTGAGGGCGTCCTTGAACGCCATCATCTCGGCAGCGGTACCGATCGAGACCCGCAGCCATCCGTCGGGACCAGTCTCCCGTATGAGCACTCCCCGATCGAGCAGGCCCTGCCACACCGCATGCCGGTCCTCGAAGAGCCCGAACAGGCAGAAGTTCGCATCGGAGTCCGCGACCGCGTGCCCCTGTGCCCGCAGCCACTCCACCGTGCTGTCCCGCTCGGCGCGCAGCTCGGCCACCTTGGCCAGCAGCTCGTCGGCGTGCCGCAGGGCCGCGTTCGCCGTCGCCTGGGTCACCGCGGAGAGGTGGTAGGGCAGCCGGACCACACGCAGCGCGTCGCAGATCTCCGGCGCGGCCGCGAGGTAGCCGAGGCGCGCGCCGGCCAGGGCGAACGCCTTGCTCATCGTGCGGGTGACCACCAGGTTCCGGTACGACGGCAGCAGCTCGAGCGCGGAGGGGACGCCCTCGCGCCGGAACTCGCCGTACGCCTCGTCGATGACGACGATGCCTCCGGGCAGCAGGTCGCACAGCTTCCCGATCACCTCGTGCGGCAGCGCCGTCCCGGTGGGGTTGTTCGGGGACGGCAGCAGCACCACGGCCGGGGCGTGCTCGGCGATCAGGGCGGCGGCGTGGTCGAGGTCGAAGGAGAAGTCCTCGTGACGGCGACCCGCGACCCAGGTCGTGCTCGTGTCACGCGCGTACTCCGGGTACATCGAGTACGTCGGCGCGAACGAGACGGCCGTCCGACCAGGCCCGCCGAACGCCTGGAGCACCTGCAGCATGATCTCGTTCGAACCGTTGGCCGCCCAGATCTGGTCCGCCGAGAGCCCGGAGCCGCCCGAACCGTTCAGGTAGGCCGCCAGCCCCTCGCGGAGCTCGGTGAACTCCCGGTCGGGGTAGCGGTTCAGCGTCGTCGCAGCAGCGGCCACCGCGGCGGCAATGTCCGCCACGGTCTCGGCCGAGGGGCCGTAGGGGTTCTCGTTGACGTTGAGCTGCACGGGCACGTCGAGCTGCGGCGCGCCGTACGGCTCGACGCCCCGGAGCTCCTCGCGCAGGGGCGGGAAGGTCACGGCTGACTGCCCTCGATGTCGTCCAGCCGCACCCGCACCGCGGTGCCGTGGCCGGGGAGGTCCTCGGCGTCGGCCAGTGTCATCACGTGGCCGCCCACCTCGGCGAGGGCCTCGGCCGAGTACTCGATGACGTGCACGGCGCGCACGAAGGCCCTGACCGAGAGACCCGAGGAGTGGCACGCGCACCCCGGCCGTCGGCAGGACGTGGTTGGACCCGGCGCAGTAGTCACCGAGCGAGACCGGCGCGTACGCGCCGACGAACACCGCGCCGGCGTTGCGCACCCGGGCAGCCACCGCGGCAGCATCCGCGGTGTGGATCTCGAGGTGCTCGGCGGCGTAGGCGTTGACGACGTCGAGCCCCTGGTCGACGTCGTCCACCAGGACGATGCCGGACTGCTCGCCCGTCAGTGCGGTGCGGATCCGCTCGACGTGCTTGGTCGCGGGGACCTGCTTGTCGAGCTCTGCCTCGACCTCGTCGGCCAGGCGCAGCGAGTCGGTGACCAGCACCGAGCCGGCCATCGGGTCGTG
The DNA window shown above is from Marmoricola sp. OAE513 and carries:
- a CDS encoding flavodoxin family protein, which encodes MPPSTPHLLVVHHSPTPTLTALRDRVVAGAQDPEVTGVEVVVRNALEVTADDLLAASGYVLGTSANFGYMSGALKHMFDSTFLAVGGALDDSGAAGDAAGSTAGSTAGRPFGLYVHGRYDVTGAVRSVLAITGALGWKQGYTTLEVLGDPGADDLEAAYVLGGTIAALSAG
- a CDS encoding septum formation family protein — encoded protein: MRAVVIGALALCLLPLVGCGSDAAQTASDSKTPPRVGACRDLSARDLTRASNDGKPVACAKEHTAQTFLVGELPRSTGTAYDDKGHAGYVYAACTKAFGSYLGADESMVMRSRLSWAWFRPSERGWDKGARWFRCDVVGGPQDATSLRPLPEEAEGMFGTDLPDAWFTCADGESVSTGTKVACTEPHTWRAVTTVKIGQPDDAYPGDRLAEVRSRDYCKDSVRGWLGYPPDFEFGYSWFREDHWDGGNRRAVCWARTTK
- a CDS encoding septum formation family protein, which gives rise to MSGTRRRSGLAALIAAGLLLAGCGGGSDEKRSDPEAPAAVVPAAAPDVGACYDIDVAAALELSSSAPAVPCSGRHTSVTVSVGTLDPVADGHLLAIDSTRLQRQVANRCRAKVDAHVGGSAETRRLSRVQAVWFSPTLKQFDTGARWFRCDLVIADGATTFARLPARTKGLLASASALNRYGTCGTAAPGSPDFTRVSCAAKHSWRARASINLPAGAVYLGKAAGKAADSACRDIDARRETNLTKLRWSFEWPTRAQWSNGQRYGLCWTPD
- the hisF gene encoding imidazole glycerol phosphate synthase subunit HisF; this translates as MSLAVRVIPCLDVDGGRVVKGINFQELRDAGDPVELAKVYDAEGADELTFLDISASHEGRATTMEIVSRTAEQVFIPLTVGGGVSSVEDVDRLLRAGADKVAMNTAALRRPELVAEVADRFGNQVLVLSVDARRAAGTDSGFEVTTHGGRQSAGKDAVAWAVEAAALGAGEILLNAMDADGTQDGFDLELLRLVRAAVNIPVIASGGAGALEHFAPAVEAGADAVLAATVFHFGTLRIGDVKDTLREAGHPVR
- the priA gene encoding bifunctional 1-(5-phosphoribosyl)-5-((5-phosphoribosylamino)methylideneamino)imidazole-4-carboxamide isomerase/phosphoribosylanthranilate isomerase PriA, which codes for MNKSSTPHLELLPAVDIADGQAVQLVQGVAGSEKRFGDPIEAALRWQEAGAEWLHLVDLDAAFGRGNNRELQAEIVGRLDIMVEMSGGIRDDESLEAAMATGCRRVNIGTAALEQPEWCAKAIASHGDRVAIGLDVRGTTLAARGWTRDGGDLYEVLTRLDSEGCARYVVTDVNKDGMLQGPNLQLLKDVSAVTDRPLVASGGVTELHDLEALMDLVPIGVEGAIIGTALYEGRFTLEDALRLTWPERFGS
- the hisH gene encoding imidazole glycerol phosphate synthase subunit HisH; translation: MAPHVVVLDYGSGNLRSAVRALERAGAEVTLTSDKQAALDADGLVVPGVGAYAACMEGLRGVKGPEIIGRRLSGGRPVLGICVGMQVLFEIGVEHGVTSEGCGEWPGTVEQLQAPVVPHMGWNTVEVPEGTVLFEGVTGERFYFVHSYGVRDWSLVTNDRTRAPLVTWSEHGGDRFVAAVENGALCATQFHPEKSGDAGARLLANWVGSLRTAS
- the hisB gene encoding imidazoleglycerol-phosphate dehydratase HisB, giving the protein MSRKVRLERETKESKVLVELDLDGSGRTDISTGVGFYDHMLTAFGRHALFDLTVQTEGDTHIDAHHTVEDTAIVLGDALKQALGDKSGIRRFGDSLVPLDEALVQCAVDVSGRPYCVHTGEPEGQQFVLIGDAYLGSLTRHVFETLAHHASLGLHVRVLGGRDPHHIVETQFKAVARALRDAVAFDPRETGVPSTKGTL
- a CDS encoding histidinol-phosphate transaminase — encoded protein: MTFPPLREELRGVEPYGAPQLDVPVQLNVNENPYGPSAETVADIAAAVAAAATTLNRYPDREFTELREGLAAYLNGSGGSGLSADQIWAANGSNEIMLQVLQAFGGPGRTAVSFAPTYSMYPEYARDTSTTWVAGRRHEDFSFDLDHAAALIAEHAPAVVLLPSPNNPTGTALPHEVIGKLCDLLPGGIVVIDEAYGEFRREGVPSALELLPSYRNLVVTRTMSKAFALAGARLGYLAAAPEICDALRVVRLPYHLSAVTQATANAALRHADELLAKVAELRAERDSTVEWLRAQGHAVADSDANFCLFGLFEDRHAVWQGLLDRGVLIRETGPDGWLRVSIGTAAEMMAFKDALTETLTVMRKETELT